From the Acaryochloris thomasi RCC1774 genome, one window contains:
- a CDS encoding FHA domain-containing protein: protein MTVSPSSTAKKSKKIAPERHVLVIDNGNRRAISLDAAAYSIGRDPSNAIVLDTVTVSRKHAILLRLPIPGENRYRYRLIDGDSNGQPSANGVFVNQQRCNSHELVNGDIIGLGRKIQASYLTVTMEEAEFAQYLESIEFHSLKKSNLVDSRATLVADIDADSTGLSDAPHNSSSPEPDFKSTMIEEEPDLNPIEPKKGNLQDFIAHHRLKILLVSVLITTALGLAGKMASTQSQEQQKSSTLSTSVLYA from the coding sequence GTGACTGTATCTCCGTCTTCTACTGCAAAAAAAAGCAAAAAAATTGCGCCTGAACGGCATGTTCTGGTGATCGATAACGGTAACCGACGCGCCATTTCACTAGATGCAGCTGCCTATTCCATTGGTCGAGATCCCTCTAACGCCATCGTACTGGACACCGTCACCGTCTCTCGTAAGCACGCGATTCTCCTTCGCTTACCGATTCCCGGAGAGAATCGCTATCGCTATCGCCTCATTGATGGCGACTCTAACGGACAGCCAAGTGCCAACGGCGTGTTTGTTAATCAACAGCGCTGTAATTCGCACGAGCTTGTCAACGGAGACATCATCGGCCTAGGCCGCAAAATCCAGGCATCTTACTTAACAGTGACCATGGAAGAAGCGGAATTTGCGCAGTACTTAGAATCGATCGAATTTCACAGCCTCAAAAAGTCGAACTTAGTCGACAGTCGCGCGACACTGGTTGCCGATATAGATGCTGACTCCACAGGCTTATCTGATGCGCCACACAACTCATCATCCCCTGAACCAGACTTTAAGAGTACGATGATCGAAGAAGAGCCTGACTTGAATCCTATCGAGCCGAAGAAAGGCAACCTTCAAGACTTCATTGCTCACCACCGGCTTAAGATTTTGCTCGTATCGGTTCTCATTACAACGGCATTAGGTCTGGCCGGGAAAATGGCAAGCACCCAGTCTCAAGAACAGCAGAAATCCAGCACTCTTTCGACATCTGTTCTCTATGCCTAA
- a CDS encoding DUF4870 domain-containing protein, with translation MVLNTYDSDKRRLLSSLCHGAIFFSPLVLSAGIPFAILTVSDDPVVKESAKESLNYHFNIWFYGLIAGIISFFWWTIILLPLIWLVAAFLLFMTWIVPIVAIASCWSNPDESYRYPFIFRLL, from the coding sequence ATGGTCCTTAACACCTACGATTCAGATAAGCGCAGGCTCTTGTCTTCTCTTTGCCACGGGGCTATTTTTTTCAGCCCTCTTGTCCTGTCGGCGGGGATTCCCTTTGCCATTTTGACGGTTTCTGATGACCCGGTCGTCAAAGAAAGCGCTAAGGAATCTCTGAATTATCACTTCAATATCTGGTTCTACGGTCTGATTGCAGGAATTATTAGTTTTTTCTGGTGGACCATTATTTTGCTTCCCCTGATTTGGCTAGTGGCTGCATTCTTGCTGTTTATGACCTGGATTGTGCCGATTGTTGCGATCGCAAGCTGCTGGAGTAATCCTGACGAGAGCTACCGATATCCTTTTATTTTCCGGCTTCTATAA
- a CDS encoding 2Fe-2S iron-sulfur cluster-binding protein has product MPNTYTVELHHDGEVHTLAVPEDQTILRAAYAADVDLPSSCCAGVCTTCAALILGDGKVAQDDAMGLGPELLEDGYALLCVAYPRSDLKVETGKEAEVYERQFGQTQS; this is encoded by the coding sequence ATGCCCAATACGTACACGGTAGAACTTCATCATGACGGTGAGGTGCATACGCTAGCTGTCCCAGAGGACCAAACGATTTTGAGAGCGGCCTATGCTGCAGATGTTGACCTGCCTAGCTCTTGCTGCGCGGGGGTTTGTACAACCTGTGCGGCTTTGATCCTGGGCGATGGCAAGGTTGCCCAAGATGATGCCATGGGTTTGGGACCCGAATTACTGGAAGATGGATATGCGCTGCTCTGTGTGGCGTATCCTCGGTCTGACCTAAAAGTTGAGACAGGTAAGGAAGCTGAGGTTTACGAGCGCCAGTTCGGGCAAACGCAATCTTAG
- a CDS encoding late competence development ComFB family protein — protein sequence MSFYQAQIYKNVMEALVAEEIKSQLNQNPAYRSQKINITEVATYALNRVPPLYASSQEGLYRQKQRAQKEFGQHLKAAVHKGLEIVTSKPLRLTTPLLPEEDLEAEAQLARMALERLPMEGELF from the coding sequence ATGTCTTTTTATCAAGCACAAATCTACAAGAATGTAATGGAAGCGCTAGTCGCGGAAGAAATCAAGAGCCAGCTTAATCAAAATCCGGCCTATCGATCTCAGAAAATCAACATCACTGAGGTTGCAACCTACGCTCTTAATCGAGTGCCCCCCCTCTACGCTTCGAGTCAAGAAGGTCTTTATCGCCAGAAACAACGGGCACAGAAAGAATTTGGTCAGCACTTAAAAGCTGCAGTCCACAAAGGCTTAGAAATTGTGACGAGCAAGCCCCTGAGACTCACAACGCCCTTGTTGCCCGAAGAAGATCTAGAGGCCGAAGCACAATTGGCGCGCATGGCTTTAGAAAGACTACCAATGGAAGGTGAACTCTTCTAA
- a CDS encoding ATP adenylyltransferase family protein, translated as MTSAESERRSSTLVPGRLWNQIVYRTQQAITCGALQSISTTTERIEQQGLNFIVRVSDNIARKVSVAKKSKNKRNPFLPYEEELFVADVSSTHVALLNKFNVVDHHLLIITRHFEPQESWLTLPDFKALASCLAEVDGLAFYNGGRTAGASQGHKHLQIVPLPLIENDIFATPLEALTMTPSITQGMLELPFLHGIAPLSVDWTASSQAVATELIQSYRSLYEAAELSAEDHPQPYSLLVTRRWMLLVPRSQESHAHISVNALGFAGSLFVRDYDQLERLKQIGPMSLLQKVTYPR; from the coding sequence ATGACCTCAGCAGAATCGGAAAGGCGATCCAGTACGCTAGTGCCAGGAAGACTTTGGAATCAGATTGTTTATCGAACTCAGCAGGCGATAACCTGTGGGGCACTGCAGTCTATTTCCACCACTACTGAAAGAATTGAGCAGCAGGGTCTAAATTTTATTGTTCGGGTGTCCGATAACATTGCTCGTAAAGTGTCGGTCGCCAAAAAGTCGAAGAACAAGCGTAATCCTTTTTTGCCCTACGAAGAAGAATTATTTGTTGCGGATGTGTCCTCTACGCATGTGGCACTCTTGAATAAATTCAATGTTGTTGACCATCATCTGCTAATTATTACCCGTCACTTTGAGCCACAAGAGAGCTGGTTAACGCTGCCAGACTTTAAGGCACTGGCGAGCTGTCTCGCCGAAGTGGATGGTCTTGCGTTCTACAACGGAGGTCGGACTGCTGGAGCCAGTCAAGGCCATAAACATCTTCAGATTGTGCCGCTGCCCCTCATCGAGAACGACATCTTCGCGACGCCGCTTGAGGCGCTGACAATGACTCCTTCTATCACTCAAGGGATGCTAGAGTTGCCGTTCTTGCACGGTATTGCGCCCCTGTCTGTGGACTGGACGGCATCATCTCAGGCCGTCGCAACGGAGCTGATACAAAGCTATCGCAGCCTATACGAAGCCGCCGAGTTGTCCGCAGAAGATCATCCCCAGCCCTACAGTCTTCTGGTGACTCGTCGTTGGATGTTGCTGGTTCCCCGATCGCAAGAATCTCACGCTCACATTTCTGTCAATGCTTTGGGGTTTGCCGGTTCGCTGTTTGTTCGAGATTATGACCAGCTTGAGCGGCTTAAGCAGATAGGCCCGATGTCCCTGCTCCAGAAGGTTACATACCCCAGGTAG
- a CDS encoding peptide ligase PGM1-related protein has translation MQDRSEQFKQLQAQLAERWQSIEELEQEDADILVIPSFSLDQQELQKIDGFLHYEERLLFSLIRLRHPQTRLIYVTSQPLPPIVIDYYLQLLPGIPFSHARDRLLLLPIYDQSAKSLSQKLLDRPRLLDRIRQSLRPHRSYMVCFNSTELERELSLQLDIPLLAANPDLLHWGTKSGSREAFADCMVPHPDGSLLMQTPEDLVKAAAELWSRQPHLKRMVVKLNQGFSGEGNALLNLQDVPQSDLTFADRLAIIGDRMPQLAFEAEGETWPHFCDRILKLGAIVEAFVEGENKRSPSVQGRVTPAGSVEILSTHDQILGGPSGQIYLGCRFPADAAYRLQLQDLGLKIGQYLAQKGVLERYSVDFVAVPHQSDTGETCWDLHAIEINLRKGGTTHPFMTLKLLTNGTYDHQTGEFFGQQGLPKCYVATDNLCKDLYQGLLPNDLMDIIADHHLHFETGSETGTVFHLMGCLSEFGKLGLTSIGNTPEQADAIYRQVIDVLDLETATPALNSARRSPTLPIGWSH, from the coding sequence ATGCAGGATCGATCTGAGCAGTTCAAGCAACTGCAGGCCCAACTGGCCGAACGCTGGCAGTCGATTGAGGAACTAGAGCAGGAAGATGCCGATATTTTGGTGATTCCTTCTTTTAGTTTGGATCAGCAGGAGCTACAAAAAATTGATGGTTTTTTGCATTATGAAGAGCGACTGCTGTTTTCGCTCATTCGCCTGCGTCATCCACAGACGCGGCTAATTTATGTCACGTCTCAGCCACTGCCGCCGATCGTAATTGATTATTATCTGCAGCTTTTACCCGGCATTCCGTTTTCCCATGCGCGTGATCGCCTGTTACTATTGCCGATTTATGATCAGTCGGCTAAGTCTTTGAGCCAGAAGCTGTTAGATCGGCCGCGTCTACTAGATCGCATTCGTCAGTCTCTTCGGCCTCATCGCTCCTACATGGTTTGCTTCAACTCGACAGAGCTGGAGCGGGAATTATCGCTTCAGCTTGATATTCCACTCCTCGCAGCGAATCCTGATTTGCTGCACTGGGGAACCAAGAGCGGCAGCCGGGAAGCTTTTGCAGACTGCATGGTGCCCCACCCGGATGGCAGTTTGTTGATGCAAACGCCGGAGGATTTGGTGAAGGCGGCAGCGGAATTATGGTCGCGTCAGCCGCACCTGAAACGGATGGTGGTGAAGCTCAATCAGGGATTCTCGGGCGAGGGGAATGCGTTGCTTAACCTCCAGGATGTGCCGCAGTCTGATCTAACGTTTGCCGATCGGCTAGCTATTATTGGCGATCGCATGCCTCAGCTTGCCTTTGAAGCAGAGGGCGAAACTTGGCCCCATTTTTGCGATCGCATCCTGAAGCTCGGCGCAATTGTCGAAGCATTTGTCGAAGGTGAAAATAAACGTTCACCTAGCGTTCAGGGTCGTGTAACCCCTGCTGGCAGCGTCGAGATCTTGTCTACCCACGATCAAATCCTTGGCGGACCCAGTGGACAAATATACCTTGGCTGTCGTTTTCCTGCCGATGCAGCCTATCGCCTCCAGCTTCAAGATCTAGGCCTAAAGATAGGACAGTACCTCGCCCAAAAAGGGGTTTTGGAGCGCTATAGCGTTGATTTCGTTGCAGTGCCCCATCAATCTGACACAGGTGAAACCTGTTGGGATCTGCATGCCATTGAGATCAATCTACGCAAGGGGGGGACCACCCACCCCTTTATGACCCTGAAATTGCTTACCAACGGGACCTATGATCATCAAACGGGTGAATTTTTTGGTCAACAGGGTTTACCAAAATGCTACGTCGCCACCGATAATCTCTGCAAAGATCTCTATCAAGGCTTATTGCCCAACGACCTGATGGATATTATTGCTGACCATCACTTGCATTTTGAAACCGGTAGCGAAACGGGGACCGTCTTTCATCTTATGGGCTGCTTATCCGAGTTTGGCAAGCTAGGTTTAACCAGCATTGGGAATACTCCAGAGCAAGCTGATGCTATATATCGTCAGGTTATTGACGTTTTAGATCTTGAGACCGCCACTCCAGCATTGAATAGTGCGAGGCGATCGCCCACTTTGCCAATTGGCTGGAGCCATTGA
- a CDS encoding DUF3326 domain-containing protein: protein MISRRTEQPFTVALVVPTGIGAEIGGYAGDALPVARGIASVCDRIITHPNVMNGAQLYWPIENALYVEGYGLDQYAAGNWGLRPVRSNRVGLVLDQGIEPDLRLRHLQVADAARATLGLQLTDAILTDAPLNVTLKTAASGATWGTIENPDSLLRAVERSINELGADAIAVVARFPDDIEAEALQSYRQGQGVDPLAGAEAVISHLVVRTFQIPCAHAPALEPLPVDPQVSPRSAAEELGYTFLSSVLVGLSRAPQFVQQRGAADLWAEGLDAIVVPETACGGSAILSLSQKPTRIIAVNNPTALQVTPDELGIEVTKVRSYLEAMGVLAAQRAGLDISALTPALGKVACLTSNN, encoded by the coding sequence TTGATTAGCCGACGGACTGAGCAACCGTTCACTGTTGCCCTAGTCGTCCCAACGGGGATTGGGGCTGAGATTGGGGGCTATGCTGGGGATGCCCTACCGGTGGCGCGTGGGATTGCTTCGGTTTGCGATCGCATCATCACCCATCCCAATGTCATGAACGGGGCGCAGCTTTATTGGCCCATCGAAAACGCACTTTACGTCGAAGGCTATGGCCTCGATCAATATGCTGCGGGCAACTGGGGATTGAGACCTGTACGCAGCAACCGCGTGGGCCTAGTACTCGACCAAGGCATTGAACCTGACTTGCGTTTACGCCATCTTCAGGTTGCCGACGCCGCCCGCGCTACTCTAGGGCTACAGTTGACCGATGCAATTCTCACCGATGCGCCCCTCAACGTGACCCTGAAGACAGCGGCTTCGGGAGCAACCTGGGGAACCATTGAAAATCCGGATAGCCTACTGCGGGCGGTGGAGCGATCGATTAATGAACTGGGGGCAGATGCGATCGCCGTGGTCGCTCGCTTCCCCGACGACATTGAAGCCGAAGCACTCCAGAGCTATCGTCAGGGTCAAGGGGTTGACCCTCTTGCGGGTGCAGAAGCCGTCATTAGTCATTTAGTTGTGCGAACCTTTCAAATTCCCTGTGCCCATGCTCCAGCACTAGAGCCATTGCCTGTGGATCCACAGGTGAGTCCGCGTTCAGCAGCGGAGGAACTAGGCTATACGTTTCTGTCATCGGTTCTGGTGGGCCTGAGCCGTGCACCGCAGTTTGTTCAGCAGCGAGGAGCAGCGGACCTGTGGGCGGAAGGATTGGATGCGATCGTGGTACCTGAGACTGCTTGCGGAGGGAGTGCCATACTCAGCCTTAGTCAGAAACCGACTCGCATCATTGCCGTGAACAACCCGACTGCGTTGCAGGTCACGCCAGATGAATTGGGAATTGAAGTGACCAAGGTGCGTTCATATTTAGAAGCGATGGGCGTTTTAGCTGCCCAGCGAGCAGGGCTAGATATCTCAGCCTTGACGCCTGCATTGGGTAAAGTTGCGTGCCTTACCTCGAATAATTAG
- a CDS encoding ATP-binding protein, translating into MIEPISPFAQIKQKAASLLLYQAILQTGPGLAFIELLSALEQQEVGGISTQEICLRAYCDWYYAVVKDYPGWLNYGLQQILWAENPLTLQMQAADLTQLPSALITAAQHDLRLLQQLFADPEQQLQQALEKQLGNLVPMVPWGNLGAETPFETVTDWAEALPTLAQHYRRYGTGLFAQYRAFQWRGQQLVGLTEPDAVSMTQLVGYETQRDRLVQNTEALLAGKPALNVLLYGSRGSGKSALIKSLLTEYGDRNLRLIELGKSDLPSLPQILHQIRSRPQKFIIFVDDLSFEADERIYKALKVVLEGNLTARPTNVVVYATSNRRHLIREFFGDRPRPSDADEIHNWDTVQEKLSLCDRFGLTLTFEPADQETYLQIVHHLAQQADLNLASDDLDFRALQWATRQNGRSGRTARQFVDFLQTIDLS; encoded by the coding sequence ATGATTGAACCCATCAGCCCCTTTGCCCAGATTAAGCAAAAAGCCGCTTCACTATTGCTCTATCAGGCCATTTTACAGACGGGGCCAGGGTTAGCCTTTATCGAATTACTTTCAGCCTTAGAGCAGCAAGAAGTGGGAGGAATCTCCACACAGGAAATCTGTCTGCGTGCCTACTGTGACTGGTACTATGCCGTCGTCAAAGACTATCCTGGATGGCTGAACTACGGTCTTCAACAGATTCTCTGGGCCGAAAATCCCCTAACGCTGCAGATGCAGGCTGCCGATTTGACCCAGCTTCCTTCGGCTTTAATCACCGCAGCTCAGCATGATTTGCGTCTGCTGCAGCAGTTATTTGCAGATCCAGAACAGCAACTTCAGCAAGCACTCGAAAAACAATTGGGGAATCTGGTGCCAATGGTGCCTTGGGGCAATCTTGGCGCTGAAACACCCTTTGAGACGGTGACAGATTGGGCAGAGGCACTGCCCACGCTCGCACAGCACTACCGACGGTACGGTACAGGACTGTTTGCCCAGTATCGAGCTTTTCAGTGGCGAGGGCAGCAGTTAGTGGGGCTAACGGAGCCTGATGCAGTGTCTATGACGCAGTTGGTGGGTTATGAAACCCAGCGCGATCGGCTAGTGCAGAATACAGAGGCGCTACTGGCGGGCAAACCCGCTCTCAATGTTTTGCTTTACGGTAGTCGAGGCTCGGGTAAGTCGGCCCTAATCAAGTCTCTGTTAACGGAGTATGGAGACCGCAATCTGCGACTCATCGAGCTAGGAAAGTCTGATCTGCCATCTTTGCCCCAGATTCTGCACCAGATTCGGTCACGGCCCCAGAAGTTCATTATTTTTGTTGATGATCTGTCCTTTGAGGCCGATGAAAGAATCTACAAAGCCCTCAAGGTTGTCTTAGAAGGGAACCTGACGGCTCGGCCCACCAATGTTGTGGTTTATGCCACCTCAAATCGTCGCCACCTGATTCGGGAATTCTTTGGCGATCGCCCTCGTCCCAGTGATGCTGATGAAATTCATAACTGGGATACGGTGCAGGAAAAACTGTCGCTTTGCGATCGCTTTGGCTTGACCCTCACTTTTGAACCTGCAGACCAAGAGACCTATCTTCAAATTGTCCATCACTTAGCTCAGCAGGCAGACTTGAACTTAGCAAGCGATGATTTAGACTTCCGGGCACTGCAGTGGGCCACCCGCCAAAATGGGCGATCAGGTAGAACCGCCCGCCAATTTGTCGATTTTCTCCAGACGATTGATTTATCATGA